One part of the Effusibacillus pohliae DSM 22757 genome encodes these proteins:
- a CDS encoding aspartyl-phosphate phosphatase Spo0E family protein encodes MKKEALLKQIDQLRSELHRLLGQNGSLLDPGVIEKSQQLDRLIVLTYNQKDKR; translated from the coding sequence ATGAAGAAAGAAGCTTTGCTCAAGCAGATTGATCAGTTGCGGTCGGAACTTCATCGGTTGCTTGGCCAGAATGGCAGCCTGCTCGATCCCGGCGTGATTGAAAAGAGCCAGCAGCTGGATCGGTTAATCGTGTTGACATACAATCAAAAGGACAAACGGTGA
- a CDS encoding N-acetyltransferase: MTQVQKLLINYKTLEEFKKFRENGLEELAMHEELQSKLIENNSVSPFYGIYEDGKLVARMSLYRIEAKYDRYFTPPQDHYELWKLEVLPGYKGKGYGSALVRYAQSLGLPIKTNVRLGAQEFFLKLGFRPVKYDPARDRGENPYVWLPEPASRAAEGGSAGAAERQNPTHQ, translated from the coding sequence ATGACGCAGGTGCAAAAGCTCCTGATCAACTATAAAACGCTCGAAGAATTCAAGAAGTTTCGCGAAAACGGCCTGGAAGAACTGGCCATGCACGAAGAACTGCAGTCCAAATTGATCGAGAACAATAGTGTATCCCCCTTTTACGGGATCTACGAGGACGGGAAGCTGGTCGCCCGCATGAGTTTGTACCGGATCGAAGCAAAATACGACCGCTATTTCACTCCCCCGCAGGATCATTACGAACTGTGGAAACTGGAAGTGCTGCCCGGCTACAAGGGGAAAGGGTACGGCTCCGCACTGGTTCGCTACGCGCAATCGCTGGGGCTGCCCATCAAAACCAACGTCCGGTTGGGCGCCCAGGAATTCTTTCTGAAACTCGGCTTCCGACCTGTCAAATATGACCCTGCCCGCGACCGCGGCGAAAATCCGTATGTCTGGCTGCCGGAACCGGCCAGCCGGGCTGCTGAAGGAGGATCCGCCGGTGCTGCCGAGCGACAAAATCCAACGCATCAATGA
- a CDS encoding RsfA family transcriptional regulator has product MRALRQDAWTEEDDRVLAEIVLRHIQQGSTQLAAFEECAGKLGRTPAACGYRWNACVRKRYEAGIELAKAQRKQAKAEQKRTFVRQPDDRPKAVDISWSDVFRFLKERKQQDAVLVNRIRLLERDLGGKQKELQDLTLANRQLADQLQKIRQEHERMKEDYMMLVKIMERARKLTLFSPDGDDLRQTATRFRMDANGNLERM; this is encoded by the coding sequence ATGAGAGCATTGCGTCAAGACGCCTGGACGGAAGAAGATGACAGAGTCTTGGCGGAGATTGTTTTGCGCCACATCCAGCAAGGCAGCACGCAACTGGCGGCGTTTGAGGAGTGTGCGGGTAAATTGGGCCGGACGCCTGCCGCCTGCGGATACAGATGGAACGCTTGCGTGCGCAAGAGGTACGAGGCGGGCATCGAACTGGCGAAAGCGCAGCGGAAACAGGCGAAAGCGGAACAAAAAAGAACATTCGTCCGGCAGCCGGACGACCGGCCGAAAGCAGTCGACATTTCGTGGAGCGACGTGTTTCGATTTTTGAAAGAGCGGAAACAGCAAGATGCGGTGCTCGTCAACCGGATTCGGCTGCTGGAACGGGATCTCGGCGGCAAACAAAAAGAGTTGCAGGATCTGACTCTGGCCAACCGGCAATTGGCCGACCAGTTGCAAAAAATCAGGCAAGAACATGAGCGGATGAAAGAGGATTACATGATGTTGGTGAAGATCATGGAGCGGGCGCGCAAATTGACGCTGTTCAGCCCCGACGGGGACGACCTGCGGCAAACCGCGACCCGCTTCCGGATGGATGCCAACGGCAACCTGGAAAGGATGTAA
- the thiI gene encoding tRNA uracil 4-sulfurtransferase ThiI has product MYSMLIARYGEISIKGKNRSDFEKKLAENMQRAVKDIGGVKISRGGGRILIHLNGADYQPVLERLRWVPGIVSLSPVVTAEQDIGHIKRAAVQLLRQVVHQPTTFKVEARRANKTFPLSSLEIAKELGGHLLRNFPQLKVDVHNPQLTFTCEIRETEAYLYVEVIPGPGGLPVGSSGKALLLLSGGIDSPVAGWMAMKRGVEIEAVHFHSFPFTSERARKKVEDLARRLAHFGGRVRLHVVHFTDVQKAIRQHCPEELSITVMRRFMLRIAERLAERHKLLALVTGESLGQVASQTLESMYTINHVTHMPILRPLVAMDKVDIIRIAKDLGTYGISILPYEDCCTIFMPKNPRTRPRVEEAERAEAHLDIEQLVQEALDKTETVTYYRELENQTTV; this is encoded by the coding sequence ATGTATTCGATGCTGATCGCCCGCTACGGGGAGATCTCAATCAAAGGGAAAAACCGCTCCGACTTTGAGAAAAAACTGGCGGAAAACATGCAGCGGGCCGTCAAGGACATCGGCGGCGTCAAAATCTCCCGCGGCGGCGGGCGGATTCTGATCCATCTGAACGGAGCCGACTACCAGCCGGTGTTGGAGCGATTGCGCTGGGTACCGGGAATCGTCTCGTTGTCGCCTGTCGTTACAGCGGAACAGGATATCGGCCATATCAAACGGGCAGCCGTGCAACTGCTCCGCCAGGTGGTGCACCAGCCAACCACGTTCAAGGTAGAAGCCCGCCGGGCGAATAAAACGTTTCCGCTGTCTTCGCTCGAAATTGCGAAAGAGTTGGGCGGCCATCTCCTGCGCAATTTTCCGCAATTGAAGGTGGATGTGCACAATCCGCAGTTGACGTTCACGTGCGAGATCCGGGAGACGGAAGCGTACCTGTATGTGGAAGTCATCCCGGGCCCTGGCGGCTTGCCGGTCGGCTCATCGGGCAAAGCGCTGCTGCTTTTGTCCGGCGGCATCGATTCGCCGGTCGCCGGGTGGATGGCGATGAAGCGGGGAGTGGAGATTGAAGCGGTGCATTTTCACTCGTTTCCGTTCACGAGCGAGCGGGCGCGCAAGAAAGTGGAGGATTTGGCCCGTCGCCTGGCCCATTTTGGAGGAAGAGTGCGGCTGCATGTGGTGCACTTCACGGACGTCCAAAAAGCGATTCGCCAGCATTGCCCGGAGGAACTGTCGATTACGGTGATGCGTCGCTTTATGTTGCGGATTGCGGAGCGGCTCGCCGAACGGCACAAACTGTTGGCGTTGGTGACGGGCGAAAGTTTGGGGCAGGTGGCCAGCCAAACGCTCGAGAGCATGTACACGATCAACCACGTGACCCATATGCCGATCCTGCGGCCGCTCGTTGCGATGGACAAGGTCGACATCATCCGCATTGCGAAAGACCTGGGAACGTATGGAATTTCAATTCTCCCGTACGAGGATTGCTGCACCATTTTTATGCCGAAAAATCCCCGCACCCGCCCGCGCGTCGAAGAAGCGGAGCGGGCCGAGGCCCATCTCGACATTGAGCAGCTCGTACAGGAAGCGCTGGACAAAACGGAGACGGTGACCTACTACAGGGAACTGGAAAATCAGACAACCGTATAG
- a CDS encoding DUF896 domain-containing protein, whose protein sequence is MLPSDKIQRINELARKSKTVGLTSEERMEQQQLREEYLESFRTEFRKQLDSIKFVDGSDNAKTVH, encoded by the coding sequence GTGCTGCCGAGCGACAAAATCCAACGCATCAATGAACTGGCACGCAAATCGAAAACAGTCGGCTTAACCAGTGAAGAACGGATGGAACAGCAACAGCTCCGCGAGGAATACCTGGAATCGTTCCGCACGGAGTTCCGCAAGCAGTTGGACAGTATCAAGTTTGTCGACGGATCGGACAACGCGAAAACAGTGCACTAG